A window of Cetobacterium somerae ATCC BAA-474 genomic DNA:
TTGTTGAGGTAATAAAAACAAATTTTGGAATGAATCTATTTTCAATTGAAGTTTTTGTAGGGTTGACACTATTAGCTGCAATTTTAATGGTAAGTACAATACCATTTAAAACACCTGATAAAGTATTTGGATTTGTTCCTAAAAAGCTAACAATACCATTTATTGTCTTAATTTTAGTGACGTTGAAATACAGCATGTTTATAGTTACTTGTTACTATATACTAGTTAATTTAACAAAATTTTTTACAGAGAGATCAAAAGAAGACGTTGAATAAAAAATAATTAATTATGATACCCGATAAAATCCAAAAAAACTATTGGAAAATCGGGTATTTTATTTGAATAGTAATATAATTATATGGTATAATTTTAAAGGAGTAATTATGAGTATATTAGATAAATTAAATGAAAAACAAAGAGAAGCAGCTAAAAAAATTGAAGGACCACTTTTAATATTAGCAGGAGCGGGATCTGGAAAAACAAGAACCATTACGTATAGAATTGCACATATGATAAATGAAAAAGGAATCTCTCCTTATAAGATTTTAGCAGTTACATTTACAAATAAAGCGGCTAAAGAGATGAGGGAAAGAGTTGAACTTTTAATTGGAGAAGATGCACACAAAGCTATGATATCGACTTTTCACTCTTTTGGTGTAAGATTGCTAAGAGTATATGGAGATAAATTAGGTTATAATGCTAATTTTACAATATATGATACAGATGATCAAAAAAGAGTGATAAGAGGAATTATGAAAGAACTTGTTGTTAATGATAAGTCATTAACAGAAGGAGCTGTAGTTTCAATTATATCAAAACTAAAGGAAAATAGTGTAAGTGTATCTGATTATGAAAAAGAAAATAGATTTGATTCTAATTATAAAATAATATTAGAGTGTTATAGAAGATATAACGGAACTTTAAAAGAGAATAATGGAATGGATTTTTCAGATATTCTAGTTAACCTTCATAAACTACTAGATATTCCAGAGGTTTTAGAAAAGCTTCAAGAAAAATTTCAATATATAATGGTAGATGAATATCAAGATACAAATAATATTCAGTATAATATAGTTACTAAAATAGCAGCGAAATATAGAAATATATGTGTAGTTGGTGATGAAAATCAGAGTATATATGGATTTAGAGGTGCTAATATAAAAAATATATTAGATTTTGAGAAGGATTATAAAGATGCTTTAGTTGTTAAACTTGAAGAAAATTATCGTTCAACATCTGCGATTTTGACAGCAGCAAATGAAGTGATAAAAAACAATAAAACAGCAAAAGATAAAAATTTATGGACTAAAAAACCTCAAGGAGAATTAATTACTGTAAAAGAGTGTTTAGATGGAAGAGAAGAAGTAAATTATATAATTGAAGAGATTGTAAAAAGAAAAAATATGGGAAAAAGTTATAGAGAGTTTACAATTCTTTACAGAACAAATGCTCAATCTAGACTTTTTGAAGAGGGATTATTAAAATATAATATTCCATATAAGGTTTTTGGTGGAATGCAATTCTATCAAAGAGCTGAAATAAAAGATATAGTGGCGTATTTAACAGTGATAAATAATCCTCAAGATACAATTAATTTAAATAGAATAATAAATGTCCCTAAGAGAAAAATAGGGGATAAAAGTATAGAAAAAATAAGAGATTATGCAAGTGAAACAAATATTTCAATGTTTGAAGCTCTAGGAAAAGGAATGGAGATTCCAGGTTTAACTTCAGGTGTAAAAATAGCTTTAGATGAGTTATATACGATTTTAAATGACTTAATAGAGTTAAGTCATGAAGGAAGTGTAAGTGAGGTATTTGATGAATTAATAAGAAGAGTAGGATATTTCTCTTATTTAAACTCAACATATGGCGCAGAAGCTGAGGGAAGAATAGAAAACGTAGAGGAATTAAAAAACTCTATAGTAGAGTTGGAAAAAACGGTGGACTTTTTAACATTGAGAGAATATTTAGAGAATATATCTCTTGTTAGTGCAACAGATGATTTAGAAGGGGAGTCAGATTATATAAAATTAATGACAATCCATAACTCTAAAGGGTTGGAGTTCCCTGTTGTTTTCTTGACTGGAGTGGAAGACGATATTTTTCCTGGTTCAAAGAAAGTGCTTTTCAATCCAGAGGAATTAGAGGAAGAGAGAAGACTTTGTTATGTTGCAATTACTAGAGCTGAGGAGAAATTATACCTAACACATGCAAAAAGTAGATTTGTTTATGGTGAGTTTTTAACAAAGATAAAATCAAGATTTATAGAGGAGCTTCCTATAGAAGTTTTAGATAAAGTGGAGAAAGTTCAAGATTTATTACCGAAATCAAAACTTTCTACAAATGATAAAAAAATAACAGGTTATAAAAATATTATAACTGCAGAAGATTTAAAAAAAATGAAAAATATTTCAAATTCTCCTTTTGCTATGGGAGAAAAAGTTATTCATACAAAGTTTGGATTAGGAAAAGTAGTTGAAATATCAGAAAAAAAATTAGGTGTACAATTTGTAGATGGGAAAAAAGATATAGCTTTAGCTTTAGCAACAAAATTTTTAACTAAAGCATAGGTTAAAAGGAGAGAAAATTTATGAAGAGAAAAACTCTTAATAAAGAAATTCAATATAATGGCATTGGTCTTCACAAAGGTGAAGAGATAAAAATGAAATTAATTCCAGCTAAAAGTGGTGGAATAGTCTTTAAAAGAGTAGATTTAGAGAGTGGTAAAAATGAAATTTCTATGGATATAGAAAATACATTTGATTTAACAAGAGGAACAAACTTAAAAAATGAGTTTGGAGCAGCAGTTTACACAATTGAGCATTTTTTATCAGCTCTTTATATAGCTGGGATAACAGATCTAATTGTTGAGTTAGATGGAAATGAACTTCCTATAGGAGATGGAAGTGCGAGGGTTTTTCTAGAAGTTATTGAAGGTGTTGGGATTCAAGAGTTAGAAGAAGAGGTTAAAGAGATTGAAATAAAAACACCAATAAATTTAACAGTAGGAGATAAACATATAGTAGCATTACCTTATGATGGATATAAAATAACTTATACTATTAAGTTTGATCATACATTTTTAAAAAGTCAGATGTTAGAA
This region includes:
- a CDS encoding ATP-dependent helicase, whose amino-acid sequence is MSILDKLNEKQREAAKKIEGPLLILAGAGSGKTRTITYRIAHMINEKGISPYKILAVTFTNKAAKEMRERVELLIGEDAHKAMISTFHSFGVRLLRVYGDKLGYNANFTIYDTDDQKRVIRGIMKELVVNDKSLTEGAVVSIISKLKENSVSVSDYEKENRFDSNYKIILECYRRYNGTLKENNGMDFSDILVNLHKLLDIPEVLEKLQEKFQYIMVDEYQDTNNIQYNIVTKIAAKYRNICVVGDENQSIYGFRGANIKNILDFEKDYKDALVVKLEENYRSTSAILTAANEVIKNNKTAKDKNLWTKKPQGELITVKECLDGREEVNYIIEEIVKRKNMGKSYREFTILYRTNAQSRLFEEGLLKYNIPYKVFGGMQFYQRAEIKDIVAYLTVINNPQDTINLNRIINVPKRKIGDKSIEKIRDYASETNISMFEALGKGMEIPGLTSGVKIALDELYTILNDLIELSHEGSVSEVFDELIRRVGYFSYLNSTYGAEAEGRIENVEELKNSIVELEKTVDFLTLREYLENISLVSATDDLEGESDYIKLMTIHNSKGLEFPVVFLTGVEDDIFPGSKKVLFNPEELEEERRLCYVAITRAEEKLYLTHAKSRFVYGEFLTKIKSRFIEELPIEVLDKVEKVQDLLPKSKLSTNDKKITGYKNIITAEDLKKMKNISNSPFAMGEKVIHTKFGLGKVVEISEKKLGVQFVDGKKDIALALATKFLTKA
- the lpxC gene encoding UDP-3-O-acyl-N-acetylglucosamine deacetylase codes for the protein MKRKTLNKEIQYNGIGLHKGEEIKMKLIPAKSGGIVFKRVDLESGKNEISMDIENTFDLTRGTNLKNEFGAAVYTIEHFLSALYIAGITDLIVELDGNELPIGDGSARVFLEVIEGVGIQELEEEVKEIEIKTPINLTVGDKHIVALPYDGYKITYTIKFDHTFLKSQMLEVVLDMESYKNEIANARTFGFDYEIDYLKKNNLALGGTLDNAIVVKKDGVLNPDGLRFEDEFVRHKILDLIGDLKVLNRPIKGHIIAIKAGHALDIEFAKLLKKQEEKIC